A stretch of the Ptiloglossa arizonensis isolate GNS036 chromosome 1, iyPtiAriz1_principal, whole genome shotgun sequence genome encodes the following:
- the Nhe3 gene encoding na[+]/H[+] hydrogen exchanger 3 isoform X2, with protein sequence MAVRGGAQIFLLVILCIFLLKSCNGAATDIELDAKAQLLHRLDSLNLLLYTFLLILTVLTIWTFKHRRLRFLHETGLAVIYGLIIGAIIRYGFATSSTILHMPVVPDNSSKYNQSVPPDTLWLRFPEDKGGLIKSKTFSYSFRGEIHKQDSEIDLKATFDPEIFFNIILPPIIFHAGYSLKRKYFFRNLGAILMYALIGTTISAFVIGALMYAFVQLIPLSASFTFLDTLYFGALISPTDPLTIISIFNDLHVDVNLYALVFGESVLNDAVAIVLSGSIQNYGERYRSGSGGFETVAFFQAFGDFVGIFSLSLFIGATMGCITALLTKFTRVRDFPLLESALFVLMSYSTFLIAEASDLTGVVAVLFCGICQAHYTYNNLSPDSRQRTKQLFELLNFLAENFIFSYIGVSMFTFPKHHFDPGFIFAGFLCALLGRAANVYPLSFILNLARKPKISIDYQHMLFFAGLRGAMSFALAIRNTVSDVRQAMLTTTSLIVILTVIFQGGATTQFLSWFNIPVGVDEEIEGLSHNGMRSSGGEGGFGDLDMHRERSPPYNSMQDGSLPASGAKPNEKALLARIWGDFDTRYMKPLLTHSRPTLLETLPVCCGPLARILTTTQQMTQDEAIRKADSDSDFCLEDREMERRRTSVQPLGTVMGEVSPGPLPLHTCVALPGLVGRHL encoded by the exons ATGGCAGTGAGAGGTGGTGCACAAATTTTTCTCCTCGtaattttgtgtattttcttgTTAAAATCATGCAATGGAGCTGCGACAGACATTGAATTAGACGCGAAAGCACAGTTGTTACATAGACTTGATAGTTTAAATCTcttattatatacatttttattaatattaactgTTTTAACAATATGGACATTTAAGCATCGTCGACTTAGATTTCTCCATGAAACTGGTCTAGCTGTCATTTACG GATTAATTATAGGAGCAATAATTCGTTATGGTTTTGCAACAAGTAGTACCATTCTCCATATGCCTGTTGTGCCAGACAATAGTAGTAAATACAACCAATCAGTTCCACCAGATACGTTGTGGTTACGTTTTCCAGAAGATAAAGGAGGTCTTATTAAAAGTAAAACATTTTCTTATTCGTTTAGAGGAGAGATTCACAAGCAGGACAGTGAAATTGATCTAAAG GCCACTTTTGAtcctgaaatattttttaatattattttaccaCCAATAATTTTTCATGCTGGTTATAGCTTAAAACGA aaataCTTTTTTAGAAATTTGGGAGCAATTCTTATGTATGCTTTGATTGGAACAACAATATCAGCATTTGTTATagg AGCTTTGATGTATGCCTTTGTACAATTGATACCACTTTCTGCTTCATTCACATTTTTGGATACTTTATATTTTGGTGCATTAATATCTCCAACAGATCCACTGACAATaatctcgatttttaatgattTACATGTAGATGTAAATTTGTATGCATTGGTATTTGGAGAAAGTGTATTAAATGATGCAGTTGCAATTGTACTTAGTGg TTCTATACAAAATTATGGAGAACGTTACCGGTCAGGATCAGGTGGATTTGAAACTGTGGCATTTTTCCAAGCATTTGGTGATTTTGTTGGAATATTTAgtctttctttatttattggTGCTACAATGGGTTGTATTACTGCTTTATTAACAAAATTTACTAGAGTCAGAGATTTTCCTCTATTGGAGTCAGCATTATTTGTTTTAATGTCTTATAGTACTTTCTTAATTGCTGAAGCATCTGATCTCACAG GTGTGGTTGCTGTCTTATTTTGTGGTATATGTCAAGCACATTATACATATAACAATTTAAGCCCAGATTCTCGTCAACGGACAAAACAATTGTTTGAGCTTTTGAACTTTTTAgctgaaaattttatattcagtTACATTGGTGTTTCAATGTTTACTTTCCCAAAACATCATTTTGATCCAGGATTTATTTTTGCAGGATTT CTGTGTGCTTTACTAGGTCGAGCAGCAAATGTATATCCATTATCCTTTATATTAAATTTGGCCCGAAAACCAAAGATATCAATAGATTATCAGCATATGTTATTTTTTGCTGGATTACGCGGAGCTATGAGTTTTGCTTTAGCCATCAGGAATACTGTATCAGATGTTCGTCAAGCTATGTTAACAACAACgagtttaattgtaattttaacagTTATTTTCCAAGGTGGAGCAACAACTCAATTTTTGAGTTGGTTTAATATACC AGTTGGTGTGGACGAAGAAATAGAAGGCTTATCACATAATGGAATGCGTAGT TCTGGTGGCGAAGGTGGCTTTGGAGATCTGGACATGCATAGGGAGAGAAGTCCTCCG TATAATTCTATGCAGGATGGATCATTACCAGCCAGTGGTGCAAAACCTAATGAAAAAGCATTGCTTGCCAGAATCTGGGGTGATTTTGATACTCGCTACATGAAACCACTTTTAACTCACTCCAGACCTACATTATTGGAAACACTACCAGTATGTTGTGGTCCTTTAGCCAGAATTCTTACTACAACACAACAAATGACACAG GATGAAGCTATTCGAAAAGCAGATTCAGATTCGGATTTTTGTCTTGAAGATCGTGAAATGGAGCGGCGACGGACCAGTGTTCAACCG CTGGGAACTGTGATGGGAGAAGTTAGTCCGGGACCACTACCACTGCACACATGCGTCGCCTTGCCAGGTTTGGTCGGCAGACATTTATAA
- the Nhe3 gene encoding na[+]/H[+] hydrogen exchanger 3 isoform X8 — protein sequence MAVRGGAQIFLLVILCIFLLKSCNGAATDIELDAKAQLLHRLDSLNLLLYTFLLILTVLTIWTFKHRRLRFLHETGLAVIYGLIIGAIIRYGFATSSTILHMPVVPDNSSKYNQSVPPDTLWLRFPEDKGGLIKSKTFSYSFRGEIHKQDSEIDLKATFDPEIFFNIILPPIIFHAGYSLKRKYFFRNLGAILMYALIGTTISAFVIGALMYAFVQLIPLSASFTFLDTLYFGALISPTDPLTIISIFNDLHVDVNLYALVFGESVLNDAVAIVLSGSIQNYGERYRSGSGGFETVAFFQAFGDFVGIFSLSLFIGATMGCITALLTKFTRVRDFPLLESALFVLMSYSTFLIAEASDLTGVVAVLFCGICQAHYTYNNLSPDSRQRTKQLFELLNFLAENFIFSYIGVSMFTFPKHHFDPGFIFAGFLCALLGRAANVYPLSFILNLARKPKISIDYQHMLFFAGLRGAMSFALAIRNTVSDVRQAMLTTTSLIVILTVIFQGGATTQFLSWFNIPVGVDEEIEGLSHNGMRSDGSLPASGAKPNEKALLARIWGDFDTRYMKPLLTHSRPTLLETLPVCCGPLARILTTTQQMTQDEAIRKADSDSDFCLEDREMERRRTSVQPLGTVMGEVSPGPLPLHTCVALPGLVGRHL from the exons ATGGCAGTGAGAGGTGGTGCACAAATTTTTCTCCTCGtaattttgtgtattttcttgTTAAAATCATGCAATGGAGCTGCGACAGACATTGAATTAGACGCGAAAGCACAGTTGTTACATAGACTTGATAGTTTAAATCTcttattatatacatttttattaatattaactgTTTTAACAATATGGACATTTAAGCATCGTCGACTTAGATTTCTCCATGAAACTGGTCTAGCTGTCATTTACG GATTAATTATAGGAGCAATAATTCGTTATGGTTTTGCAACAAGTAGTACCATTCTCCATATGCCTGTTGTGCCAGACAATAGTAGTAAATACAACCAATCAGTTCCACCAGATACGTTGTGGTTACGTTTTCCAGAAGATAAAGGAGGTCTTATTAAAAGTAAAACATTTTCTTATTCGTTTAGAGGAGAGATTCACAAGCAGGACAGTGAAATTGATCTAAAG GCCACTTTTGAtcctgaaatattttttaatattattttaccaCCAATAATTTTTCATGCTGGTTATAGCTTAAAACGA aaataCTTTTTTAGAAATTTGGGAGCAATTCTTATGTATGCTTTGATTGGAACAACAATATCAGCATTTGTTATagg AGCTTTGATGTATGCCTTTGTACAATTGATACCACTTTCTGCTTCATTCACATTTTTGGATACTTTATATTTTGGTGCATTAATATCTCCAACAGATCCACTGACAATaatctcgatttttaatgattTACATGTAGATGTAAATTTGTATGCATTGGTATTTGGAGAAAGTGTATTAAATGATGCAGTTGCAATTGTACTTAGTGg TTCTATACAAAATTATGGAGAACGTTACCGGTCAGGATCAGGTGGATTTGAAACTGTGGCATTTTTCCAAGCATTTGGTGATTTTGTTGGAATATTTAgtctttctttatttattggTGCTACAATGGGTTGTATTACTGCTTTATTAACAAAATTTACTAGAGTCAGAGATTTTCCTCTATTGGAGTCAGCATTATTTGTTTTAATGTCTTATAGTACTTTCTTAATTGCTGAAGCATCTGATCTCACAG GTGTGGTTGCTGTCTTATTTTGTGGTATATGTCAAGCACATTATACATATAACAATTTAAGCCCAGATTCTCGTCAACGGACAAAACAATTGTTTGAGCTTTTGAACTTTTTAgctgaaaattttatattcagtTACATTGGTGTTTCAATGTTTACTTTCCCAAAACATCATTTTGATCCAGGATTTATTTTTGCAGGATTT CTGTGTGCTTTACTAGGTCGAGCAGCAAATGTATATCCATTATCCTTTATATTAAATTTGGCCCGAAAACCAAAGATATCAATAGATTATCAGCATATGTTATTTTTTGCTGGATTACGCGGAGCTATGAGTTTTGCTTTAGCCATCAGGAATACTGTATCAGATGTTCGTCAAGCTATGTTAACAACAACgagtttaattgtaattttaacagTTATTTTCCAAGGTGGAGCAACAACTCAATTTTTGAGTTGGTTTAATATACC AGTTGGTGTGGACGAAGAAATAGAAGGCTTATCACATAATGGAATGCGTAGT GATGGATCATTACCAGCCAGTGGTGCAAAACCTAATGAAAAAGCATTGCTTGCCAGAATCTGGGGTGATTTTGATACTCGCTACATGAAACCACTTTTAACTCACTCCAGACCTACATTATTGGAAACACTACCAGTATGTTGTGGTCCTTTAGCCAGAATTCTTACTACAACACAACAAATGACACAG GATGAAGCTATTCGAAAAGCAGATTCAGATTCGGATTTTTGTCTTGAAGATCGTGAAATGGAGCGGCGACGGACCAGTGTTCAACCG CTGGGAACTGTGATGGGAGAAGTTAGTCCGGGACCACTACCACTGCACACATGCGTCGCCTTGCCAGGTTTGGTCGGCAGACATTTATAA
- the Nhe3 gene encoding na[+]/H[+] hydrogen exchanger 3 isoform X5, whose protein sequence is MAVRGGAQIFLLVILCIFLLKSCNGAATDIELDAKAQLLHRLDSLNLLLYTFLLILTVLTIWTFKHRRLRFLHETGLAVIYGLIIGAIIRYGFATSSTILHMPVVPDNSSKYNQSVPPDTLWLRFPEDKGGLIKSKTFSYSFRGEIHKQDSEIDLKATFDPEIFFNIILPPIIFHAGYSLKRKYFFRNLGAILMYALIGTTISAFVIGALMYAFVQLIPLSASFTFLDTLYFGALISPTDPLTIISIFNDLHVDVNLYALVFGESVLNDAVAIVLSGSIQNYGERYRSGSGGFETVAFFQAFGDFVGIFSLSLFIGATMGCITALLTKFTRVRDFPLLESALFVLMSYSTFLIAEASDLTGVVAVLFCGICQAHYTYNNLSPDSRQRTKQLFELLNFLAENFIFSYIGVSMFTFPKHHFDPGFIFAGFLCALLGRAANVYPLSFILNLARKPKISIDYQHMLFFAGLRGAMSFALAIRNTVSDVRQAMLTTTSLIVILTVIFQGGATTQFLSWFNIPVGVDEEIEGLSHNGMRSSGGEGGFGDLDMHRERSPPYNSMQDGSLPASGAKPNEKALLARIWGDFDTRYMKPLLTHSRPTLLETLPVCCGPLARILTTTQQMTQDEAIRKADSDSDFCLEDREMERRRTSVQPTHVRSSPNRIHL, encoded by the exons ATGGCAGTGAGAGGTGGTGCACAAATTTTTCTCCTCGtaattttgtgtattttcttgTTAAAATCATGCAATGGAGCTGCGACAGACATTGAATTAGACGCGAAAGCACAGTTGTTACATAGACTTGATAGTTTAAATCTcttattatatacatttttattaatattaactgTTTTAACAATATGGACATTTAAGCATCGTCGACTTAGATTTCTCCATGAAACTGGTCTAGCTGTCATTTACG GATTAATTATAGGAGCAATAATTCGTTATGGTTTTGCAACAAGTAGTACCATTCTCCATATGCCTGTTGTGCCAGACAATAGTAGTAAATACAACCAATCAGTTCCACCAGATACGTTGTGGTTACGTTTTCCAGAAGATAAAGGAGGTCTTATTAAAAGTAAAACATTTTCTTATTCGTTTAGAGGAGAGATTCACAAGCAGGACAGTGAAATTGATCTAAAG GCCACTTTTGAtcctgaaatattttttaatattattttaccaCCAATAATTTTTCATGCTGGTTATAGCTTAAAACGA aaataCTTTTTTAGAAATTTGGGAGCAATTCTTATGTATGCTTTGATTGGAACAACAATATCAGCATTTGTTATagg AGCTTTGATGTATGCCTTTGTACAATTGATACCACTTTCTGCTTCATTCACATTTTTGGATACTTTATATTTTGGTGCATTAATATCTCCAACAGATCCACTGACAATaatctcgatttttaatgattTACATGTAGATGTAAATTTGTATGCATTGGTATTTGGAGAAAGTGTATTAAATGATGCAGTTGCAATTGTACTTAGTGg TTCTATACAAAATTATGGAGAACGTTACCGGTCAGGATCAGGTGGATTTGAAACTGTGGCATTTTTCCAAGCATTTGGTGATTTTGTTGGAATATTTAgtctttctttatttattggTGCTACAATGGGTTGTATTACTGCTTTATTAACAAAATTTACTAGAGTCAGAGATTTTCCTCTATTGGAGTCAGCATTATTTGTTTTAATGTCTTATAGTACTTTCTTAATTGCTGAAGCATCTGATCTCACAG GTGTGGTTGCTGTCTTATTTTGTGGTATATGTCAAGCACATTATACATATAACAATTTAAGCCCAGATTCTCGTCAACGGACAAAACAATTGTTTGAGCTTTTGAACTTTTTAgctgaaaattttatattcagtTACATTGGTGTTTCAATGTTTACTTTCCCAAAACATCATTTTGATCCAGGATTTATTTTTGCAGGATTT CTGTGTGCTTTACTAGGTCGAGCAGCAAATGTATATCCATTATCCTTTATATTAAATTTGGCCCGAAAACCAAAGATATCAATAGATTATCAGCATATGTTATTTTTTGCTGGATTACGCGGAGCTATGAGTTTTGCTTTAGCCATCAGGAATACTGTATCAGATGTTCGTCAAGCTATGTTAACAACAACgagtttaattgtaattttaacagTTATTTTCCAAGGTGGAGCAACAACTCAATTTTTGAGTTGGTTTAATATACC AGTTGGTGTGGACGAAGAAATAGAAGGCTTATCACATAATGGAATGCGTAGT TCTGGTGGCGAAGGTGGCTTTGGAGATCTGGACATGCATAGGGAGAGAAGTCCTCCG TATAATTCTATGCAGGATGGATCATTACCAGCCAGTGGTGCAAAACCTAATGAAAAAGCATTGCTTGCCAGAATCTGGGGTGATTTTGATACTCGCTACATGAAACCACTTTTAACTCACTCCAGACCTACATTATTGGAAACACTACCAGTATGTTGTGGTCCTTTAGCCAGAATTCTTACTACAACACAACAAATGACACAG GATGAAGCTATTCGAAAAGCAGATTCAGATTCGGATTTTTGTCTTGAAGATCGTGAAATGGAGCGGCGACGGACCAGTGTTCAACCG ACACATGTAAGGAGCTCTCCAAACAGAATACATTTATAA
- the Nhe3 gene encoding na[+]/H[+] hydrogen exchanger 3 isoform X6 produces MAVRGGAQIFLLVILCIFLLKSCNGAATDIELDAKAQLLHRLDSLNLLLYTFLLILTVLTIWTFKHRRLRFLHETGLAVIYGLIIGAIIRYGFATSSTILHMPVVPDNSSKYNQSVPPDTLWLRFPEDKGGLIKSKTFSYSFRGEIHKQDSEIDLKATFDPEIFFNIILPPIIFHAGYSLKRKYFFRNLGAILMYALIGTTISAFVIGALMYAFVQLIPLSASFTFLDTLYFGALISPTDPLTIISIFNDLHVDVNLYALVFGESVLNDAVAIVLSGSIQNYGERYRSGSGGFETVAFFQAFGDFVGIFSLSLFIGATMGCITALLTKFTRVRDFPLLESALFVLMSYSTFLIAEASDLTGVVAVLFCGICQAHYTYNNLSPDSRQRTKQLFELLNFLAENFIFSYIGVSMFTFPKHHFDPGFIFAGFLCALLGRAANVYPLSFILNLARKPKISIDYQHMLFFAGLRGAMSFALAIRNTVSDVRQAMLTTTSLIVILTVIFQGGATTQFLSWFNIPVGVDEEIEGLSHNGMRSYNSMQDGSLPASGAKPNEKALLARIWGDFDTRYMKPLLTHSRPTLLETLPVCCGPLARILTTTQQMTQDEAIRKADSDSDFCLEDREMERRRTSVQPLGTVMGEVSPGPLPLHTCVALPGLVGRHL; encoded by the exons ATGGCAGTGAGAGGTGGTGCACAAATTTTTCTCCTCGtaattttgtgtattttcttgTTAAAATCATGCAATGGAGCTGCGACAGACATTGAATTAGACGCGAAAGCACAGTTGTTACATAGACTTGATAGTTTAAATCTcttattatatacatttttattaatattaactgTTTTAACAATATGGACATTTAAGCATCGTCGACTTAGATTTCTCCATGAAACTGGTCTAGCTGTCATTTACG GATTAATTATAGGAGCAATAATTCGTTATGGTTTTGCAACAAGTAGTACCATTCTCCATATGCCTGTTGTGCCAGACAATAGTAGTAAATACAACCAATCAGTTCCACCAGATACGTTGTGGTTACGTTTTCCAGAAGATAAAGGAGGTCTTATTAAAAGTAAAACATTTTCTTATTCGTTTAGAGGAGAGATTCACAAGCAGGACAGTGAAATTGATCTAAAG GCCACTTTTGAtcctgaaatattttttaatattattttaccaCCAATAATTTTTCATGCTGGTTATAGCTTAAAACGA aaataCTTTTTTAGAAATTTGGGAGCAATTCTTATGTATGCTTTGATTGGAACAACAATATCAGCATTTGTTATagg AGCTTTGATGTATGCCTTTGTACAATTGATACCACTTTCTGCTTCATTCACATTTTTGGATACTTTATATTTTGGTGCATTAATATCTCCAACAGATCCACTGACAATaatctcgatttttaatgattTACATGTAGATGTAAATTTGTATGCATTGGTATTTGGAGAAAGTGTATTAAATGATGCAGTTGCAATTGTACTTAGTGg TTCTATACAAAATTATGGAGAACGTTACCGGTCAGGATCAGGTGGATTTGAAACTGTGGCATTTTTCCAAGCATTTGGTGATTTTGTTGGAATATTTAgtctttctttatttattggTGCTACAATGGGTTGTATTACTGCTTTATTAACAAAATTTACTAGAGTCAGAGATTTTCCTCTATTGGAGTCAGCATTATTTGTTTTAATGTCTTATAGTACTTTCTTAATTGCTGAAGCATCTGATCTCACAG GTGTGGTTGCTGTCTTATTTTGTGGTATATGTCAAGCACATTATACATATAACAATTTAAGCCCAGATTCTCGTCAACGGACAAAACAATTGTTTGAGCTTTTGAACTTTTTAgctgaaaattttatattcagtTACATTGGTGTTTCAATGTTTACTTTCCCAAAACATCATTTTGATCCAGGATTTATTTTTGCAGGATTT CTGTGTGCTTTACTAGGTCGAGCAGCAAATGTATATCCATTATCCTTTATATTAAATTTGGCCCGAAAACCAAAGATATCAATAGATTATCAGCATATGTTATTTTTTGCTGGATTACGCGGAGCTATGAGTTTTGCTTTAGCCATCAGGAATACTGTATCAGATGTTCGTCAAGCTATGTTAACAACAACgagtttaattgtaattttaacagTTATTTTCCAAGGTGGAGCAACAACTCAATTTTTGAGTTGGTTTAATATACC AGTTGGTGTGGACGAAGAAATAGAAGGCTTATCACATAATGGAATGCGTAGT TATAATTCTATGCAGGATGGATCATTACCAGCCAGTGGTGCAAAACCTAATGAAAAAGCATTGCTTGCCAGAATCTGGGGTGATTTTGATACTCGCTACATGAAACCACTTTTAACTCACTCCAGACCTACATTATTGGAAACACTACCAGTATGTTGTGGTCCTTTAGCCAGAATTCTTACTACAACACAACAAATGACACAG GATGAAGCTATTCGAAAAGCAGATTCAGATTCGGATTTTTGTCTTGAAGATCGTGAAATGGAGCGGCGACGGACCAGTGTTCAACCG CTGGGAACTGTGATGGGAGAAGTTAGTCCGGGACCACTACCACTGCACACATGCGTCGCCTTGCCAGGTTTGGTCGGCAGACATTTATAA
- the Nhe3 gene encoding na[+]/H[+] hydrogen exchanger 3 isoform X1: protein MAVRGGAQIFLLVILCIFLLKSCNGAATDIELDAKAQLLHRLDSLNLLLYTFLLILTVLTIWTFKHRRLRFLHETGLAVIYGLIIGAIIRYGFATSSTILHMPVVPDNSSKYNQSVPPDTLWLRFPEDKGGLIKSKTFSYSFRGEIHKQDSEIDLKATFDPEIFFNIILPPIIFHAGYSLKRKYFFRNLGAILMYALIGTTISAFVIGALMYAFVQLIPLSASFTFLDTLYFGALISPTDPLTIISIFNDLHVDVNLYALVFGESVLNDAVAIVLSGSIQNYGERYRSGSGGFETVAFFQAFGDFVGIFSLSLFIGATMGCITALLTKFTRVRDFPLLESALFVLMSYSTFLIAEASDLTGVVAVLFCGICQAHYTYNNLSPDSRQRTKQLFELLNFLAENFIFSYIGVSMFTFPKHHFDPGFIFAGFLCALLGRAANVYPLSFILNLARKPKISIDYQHMLFFAGLRGAMSFALAIRNTVSDVRQAMLTTTSLIVILTVIFQGGATTQFLSWFNIPVGVDEEIEGLSHNGMRSSGGEGGFGDLDMHRERSPPYNSMQDGSLPASGAKPNEKALLARIWGDFDTRYMKPLLTHSRPTLLETLPVCCGPLARILTTTQQMTQDEAIRKADSDSDFCLEDREMERRRTSVQPVSFHQPNLNYTINPCYQPINTDATNPDEPYVILNLHRR from the exons ATGGCAGTGAGAGGTGGTGCACAAATTTTTCTCCTCGtaattttgtgtattttcttgTTAAAATCATGCAATGGAGCTGCGACAGACATTGAATTAGACGCGAAAGCACAGTTGTTACATAGACTTGATAGTTTAAATCTcttattatatacatttttattaatattaactgTTTTAACAATATGGACATTTAAGCATCGTCGACTTAGATTTCTCCATGAAACTGGTCTAGCTGTCATTTACG GATTAATTATAGGAGCAATAATTCGTTATGGTTTTGCAACAAGTAGTACCATTCTCCATATGCCTGTTGTGCCAGACAATAGTAGTAAATACAACCAATCAGTTCCACCAGATACGTTGTGGTTACGTTTTCCAGAAGATAAAGGAGGTCTTATTAAAAGTAAAACATTTTCTTATTCGTTTAGAGGAGAGATTCACAAGCAGGACAGTGAAATTGATCTAAAG GCCACTTTTGAtcctgaaatattttttaatattattttaccaCCAATAATTTTTCATGCTGGTTATAGCTTAAAACGA aaataCTTTTTTAGAAATTTGGGAGCAATTCTTATGTATGCTTTGATTGGAACAACAATATCAGCATTTGTTATagg AGCTTTGATGTATGCCTTTGTACAATTGATACCACTTTCTGCTTCATTCACATTTTTGGATACTTTATATTTTGGTGCATTAATATCTCCAACAGATCCACTGACAATaatctcgatttttaatgattTACATGTAGATGTAAATTTGTATGCATTGGTATTTGGAGAAAGTGTATTAAATGATGCAGTTGCAATTGTACTTAGTGg TTCTATACAAAATTATGGAGAACGTTACCGGTCAGGATCAGGTGGATTTGAAACTGTGGCATTTTTCCAAGCATTTGGTGATTTTGTTGGAATATTTAgtctttctttatttattggTGCTACAATGGGTTGTATTACTGCTTTATTAACAAAATTTACTAGAGTCAGAGATTTTCCTCTATTGGAGTCAGCATTATTTGTTTTAATGTCTTATAGTACTTTCTTAATTGCTGAAGCATCTGATCTCACAG GTGTGGTTGCTGTCTTATTTTGTGGTATATGTCAAGCACATTATACATATAACAATTTAAGCCCAGATTCTCGTCAACGGACAAAACAATTGTTTGAGCTTTTGAACTTTTTAgctgaaaattttatattcagtTACATTGGTGTTTCAATGTTTACTTTCCCAAAACATCATTTTGATCCAGGATTTATTTTTGCAGGATTT CTGTGTGCTTTACTAGGTCGAGCAGCAAATGTATATCCATTATCCTTTATATTAAATTTGGCCCGAAAACCAAAGATATCAATAGATTATCAGCATATGTTATTTTTTGCTGGATTACGCGGAGCTATGAGTTTTGCTTTAGCCATCAGGAATACTGTATCAGATGTTCGTCAAGCTATGTTAACAACAACgagtttaattgtaattttaacagTTATTTTCCAAGGTGGAGCAACAACTCAATTTTTGAGTTGGTTTAATATACC AGTTGGTGTGGACGAAGAAATAGAAGGCTTATCACATAATGGAATGCGTAGT TCTGGTGGCGAAGGTGGCTTTGGAGATCTGGACATGCATAGGGAGAGAAGTCCTCCG TATAATTCTATGCAGGATGGATCATTACCAGCCAGTGGTGCAAAACCTAATGAAAAAGCATTGCTTGCCAGAATCTGGGGTGATTTTGATACTCGCTACATGAAACCACTTTTAACTCACTCCAGACCTACATTATTGGAAACACTACCAGTATGTTGTGGTCCTTTAGCCAGAATTCTTACTACAACACAACAAATGACACAG GATGAAGCTATTCGAAAAGCAGATTCAGATTCGGATTTTTGTCTTGAAGATCGTGAAATGGAGCGGCGACGGACCAGTGTTCAACCGGTGAGTTTTCATCAACCTAATCTCAATTATACTATTAATCCGTGCTATCAGCCTATCAACACAGATGCCACTAATCCAGATGAACCTTATGTAATTCTTAATTTACACAGAAGGTAg